In a genomic window of Mycobacteriales bacterium:
- a CDS encoding CBS domain-containing protein gives MLVSDLIRRKGSSVASAPPDTTVAALLDLLAEHRIGAVVVSADGRTVAGIISERDVVRALRTRGSALLDAPISEVMTADVVVAAPGDTLEDLMRTMTERRIRHVPVVVGATMAGIISIGDVVASRIDELEADRDQLIDYIQSSG, from the coding sequence GTGCTCGTCAGCGACCTGATCCGGCGCAAGGGAAGCTCGGTGGCCAGCGCGCCACCGGACACCACCGTCGCCGCCCTGCTGGACCTGCTCGCCGAGCACCGGATCGGGGCCGTCGTGGTCTCCGCCGACGGCCGGACCGTGGCCGGGATCATCTCCGAGCGGGACGTCGTGCGGGCCCTGCGGACCCGCGGCTCGGCGCTGCTGGACGCGCCGATCTCCGAGGTGATGACCGCGGACGTGGTCGTCGCCGCCCCCGGGGACACGCTCGAGGACCTCATGCGGACGATGACCGAACGGCGGATCCGGCACGTCCCGGTCGTCGTCGGCGCGACGATGGCCGGCATCATCAGCATCGGCGACGTCGTCGCCAGCCGCATCGACGAGCTCGAAGCCGACCGCGACCAACTGATCGACTACATCCAGTCCAGCGGCTGA